One Dysidea avara chromosome 7, odDysAvar1.4, whole genome shotgun sequence genomic region harbors:
- the LOC136261118 gene encoding uncharacterized protein: MVNSCAVPECSNRSTRETNISHFGLPLHNKKLLKVWVHKKGRSDLPINTSTRICSDHLKNAKRRRLHKNEYPTLKLPELPTRVTVPPPRRPIVRHPLITKKKNAVKPKEVKYSDIGVNTDLTCQDLQTLEETLSETNRKLQKSEKACQTLHKNQFFWLENIRDDNSKVNFYTGFSSLHMLMVCFNFLGPCVNKLNYWGSTSTENDKKTNKGRPRALSPLNEFFLVLVRVKLGLFEQDLANRFGISQSTVSRIFNTWINFLFFQFKNIPLWPPKELVSLNMPKPFKEKYPCTRIIVDATEIFVEQPAITELQQLTYSKYKSHNTYKGLIGISPSGAVTFVSDLYPGSISDKELTRKSGLLQLLESNDSVMADRGFDIAEDLALIGVKLNIPPFMKGKEQLSNSELVETRRIASLRIHVERAMEQFKNFHIFDRALPASFRGTANQVFFGCAVLTNFNPPLCK, encoded by the coding sequence ATGGTTAATTCCTGTGCTGTTCCTGAGTGTAGCAACAGGTCAACCCGTGAAACCAACATCAGCCATTTTGGTTTACCACTGCACAACAAAAAACTGCTGAAAGTATGGGTACATAAAAAAGGTAGATCTGACTTACCCATTAATACTTCCACCAGAATTTGCAGTGACCATCTtaaaaatgcaaaaagaagacGTTTGCACAAGAATGAATATCCAACTTTAAAGTTACCAGAATTACCAACCAGAGTCACAGTACCACCACCACGCAGACCAATTGTTCGCCACCCATTAATTACAAAAAAGAAGAATGCAGTAAAACCCAAAGAAGTTAAATATAGTGACATTGGAGTGAACACTGATCTAACATGCCAAGACCTTCAAACACTAGAGGAAACCTTATCAGAAACAAACAGAAAACTACAAAAATCAGAGAAAGCTTGCCAAACATTACACAAAAATCAATTTTTTTGGCTGGAGAATATTCGGGATGATAACAGTAAAGTTAATTTCTACACTGGATTTTCGTCATTACACATGTTAAtggtttgttttaatttcttgggTCCATGTGTTAACAAACTGAACTACTGGGGTAGCACATCTACTGAGAATGATAAGAAGACAAATAAAGGAAGACCACGAGCACTTTCACCACTTAATGAATTTTTTCTTGTGTTAGTACGTGTAAAATTGGGTCTATTTGAACAAGACTTAGCTAATCGGTTTGGTATATCACAGTCTACTGTTTCCAGGATCTTCAACACCTGGATTAATTTTCTATTTTTTCAGTTTAAAAACATTCCACTCTGGCCTCCAAAAGAGCTTGTGTCACTTAATATGCCTAAACCCTTTAAAGAGAAATATCCCTGCACAAGAATTATTGTGGATGCCACAGAAATCTTTGTTGAACAACCTGCCATCACAGAATTACAACAACTGACATATTCCAAGTATAAAAGCCATAATACTTACAAGGGTTTGATAGGAATATCACCATCTGGAGCAGTGACATTTGTGTCAGATCTTTATCCTGGAAGTATCTCAGACAAGGAACTCACCAGAAAGTCTGGTTTGTTGCAACTGTTGGAAAGCAATGATAGTGTTATGGCTGATAGGGGCTTTGATATTGCAGAAGATTTGGCTTTAATAGGGGTCAAATTAAACATTCCTCCCTTTATGAAAGGAAAGGAGCAGCTAAGTAATTCAGAGCTGGTTGAGACTAGGCGAATTGCTTCATTGCGCATTCATGTGGAACGAGCCATGGAACAATTTAAAAATTTTCACATATTTGATAGGGCTCTTCCAGCATCTTTTAGAGGCACAGCAAATCAAGTGTTTTTTGGTTGTGCAGTACTCACCAACTTTAATCCACCATTGTGTAAGTAA